A region from the Phycisphaerales bacterium genome encodes:
- a CDS encoding VCBS repeat-containing protein has translation MTTRSTIALVGVACGLWVSSISRAQPWLLDQSWHGSYVGRSNDARRASAMTLADFDGDNHLDLAVSYADTIRFGVTIARGDGEGFLPPVRISTSAPAGVMTAIDFDHDNDLDLVVCVPGSNNTGLTLALLRNESVAFIPLGSIVTGSGPTDLAQADFDNDGWIDLVAADSGVGGATGTVSVFFGSQVQTFLPRFVFGVTPNTHTLCVGNFDQDFFPDIAAASATGVDLLRNTSTGVFAPAVTYNSGSASGGTTGRLLRGDFDGDGDLDLLVTSVVSATGVRRFSVLENNGMGQFLAARLYGSEDYVAGLAVDLDNDGLTDFVGARGALGGFDIYRAVSAGPGNGFAFEPPQRRSGGEYTAMLAMGDVRSTPDLDFLALERYSDVVHVHVHVENGYRSPEVTALPGIRIEDAGDVLGTSESDLLGVIDGDATQNVVIVHAQGGVFTPQAPVAVAGVLNLGRAVLRDVDLDGALDILAVATDLGGTHGFVLLRGLGGGDFSPAVFHATNDCGSVDLDAGDLDGDGDGEVVLLEGTPCPGGPDESGRRLFIARNEGDGTFMNITPLITSGPGRCVSLVRLDSDALLDIVVGETTMTQTWRTDAGFVFSSLQQLAFATDALALRDTNGDGFVDLTFVPSVLASSPDRWAEQLLVIARGTTPGLFATQPRITLGATTTLGVGASTPSIAVGDVNGDGLADVVAALPRSRDLTMLLGDGLGTFGAPVRVGVGGDSAGPTRVFVRDFTGDGVDDIVAFSPGLFPGTGSAAAGLALIRGERPACVADVDDGSGTGTPDGAVTIDDLLYYLSLFQQGSASADVDDGSGTGVHDGAVTIDDLLYYLARFQAGC, from the coding sequence ATGACGACTCGATCAACGATCGCGCTGGTGGGTGTGGCGTGCGGACTGTGGGTCTCATCGATATCGCGCGCGCAGCCGTGGCTTCTCGATCAGTCGTGGCATGGCTCGTATGTCGGCAGGTCCAACGATGCTCGGCGGGCGTCGGCGATGACGCTGGCGGACTTTGATGGCGACAATCACCTGGATCTTGCGGTGTCGTATGCCGACACGATTCGGTTCGGCGTGACGATTGCGCGGGGTGATGGGGAAGGGTTCCTGCCGCCGGTGCGGATCTCCACGAGCGCCCCGGCGGGGGTGATGACGGCGATCGACTTCGATCACGACAACGACCTGGACCTGGTCGTGTGCGTGCCGGGTTCGAACAACACCGGGCTGACGCTGGCGCTCCTGCGGAACGAGTCGGTGGCCTTCATCCCGCTTGGATCGATCGTGACCGGCTCCGGCCCAACGGACCTGGCTCAGGCCGATTTCGACAACGATGGATGGATCGATCTCGTCGCGGCCGACTCGGGCGTCGGCGGCGCGACGGGGACGGTCTCGGTCTTCTTTGGGAGTCAGGTGCAGACATTTCTGCCTCGATTCGTCTTTGGCGTCACGCCGAACACACACACGCTCTGTGTCGGGAACTTCGATCAGGATTTCTTCCCCGATATCGCGGCGGCGTCGGCGACGGGGGTGGACCTCCTCCGCAACACGAGCACGGGCGTCTTCGCACCGGCCGTCACGTACAACTCCGGATCGGCGAGCGGCGGGACGACGGGGCGGTTGCTCCGAGGCGACTTCGATGGCGATGGCGACCTCGATCTCCTTGTCACGTCCGTGGTCTCGGCCACCGGTGTTCGCCGGTTCTCCGTCCTCGAGAACAACGGGATGGGGCAGTTTCTAGCGGCTCGGCTCTACGGGAGCGAGGACTATGTCGCGGGCCTCGCGGTCGATCTCGACAATGACGGATTGACGGACTTTGTTGGAGCACGAGGAGCGCTCGGTGGGTTCGACATCTATCGTGCCGTGAGCGCGGGCCCCGGCAACGGTTTCGCGTTCGAGCCGCCGCAGCGTCGATCTGGCGGCGAGTACACGGCGATGCTGGCCATGGGTGATGTCCGCAGCACACCCGATCTGGATTTCCTCGCGTTGGAGCGGTATTCGGATGTCGTGCATGTCCATGTGCACGTCGAGAACGGCTATCGATCGCCCGAGGTCACGGCCCTCCCCGGCATACGTATCGAGGACGCGGGCGATGTGCTCGGCACATCCGAATCGGATCTGCTCGGCGTGATCGACGGTGACGCGACGCAGAACGTGGTGATCGTGCATGCCCAGGGCGGCGTGTTCACGCCACAGGCGCCGGTCGCTGTTGCCGGAGTTCTGAATCTTGGTCGTGCGGTCCTCCGTGACGTGGATCTTGATGGGGCGCTTGACATCCTCGCGGTGGCGACGGACCTCGGCGGAACACACGGCTTTGTGCTGCTCCGCGGGCTTGGCGGTGGTGACTTCTCGCCGGCCGTGTTCCACGCGACGAACGATTGCGGCTCGGTCGATCTTGATGCCGGGGATTTGGATGGCGACGGCGATGGCGAGGTCGTTTTGCTTGAGGGGACGCCATGTCCGGGCGGGCCGGACGAATCCGGGCGGCGCCTGTTCATAGCTCGGAACGAGGGCGACGGGACGTTTATGAACATCACGCCTCTGATCACGAGCGGACCTGGGCGATGCGTCTCACTCGTGCGGCTGGACTCGGATGCTCTCTTGGACATCGTCGTTGGAGAGACGACAATGACGCAGACGTGGCGCACCGATGCCGGATTTGTCTTCTCCAGCCTTCAACAACTCGCTTTCGCGACGGATGCGCTGGCGCTACGCGACACAAACGGCGACGGGTTCGTGGACCTGACGTTCGTGCCGTCGGTTCTCGCGTCGTCACCCGATCGATGGGCGGAACAACTCCTGGTGATCGCCCGTGGAACCACACCTGGGCTGTTCGCGACGCAGCCTCGAATCACGCTCGGGGCGACTACGACCCTTGGAGTCGGAGCGAGCACACCATCGATCGCGGTGGGCGATGTGAACGGCGATGGACTTGCTGACGTGGTTGCGGCACTGCCCCGATCGCGTGATCTCACGATGCTCCTGGGCGATGGACTGGGGACGTTCGGAGCGCCCGTGCGCGTGGGCGTGGGCGGCGACTCGGCCGGGCCGACGCGTGTCTTTGTTCGCGACTTCACGGGCGACGGCGTGGACGACATCGTCGCGTTCTCGCCGGGGCTCTTCCCGGGAACGGGTTCCGCGGCGGCGGGCCTCGCGCTCATCCGTGGTGAGCGTCCGGCGTGTGTCGCCGACGTGGACGACGGGAGCGGGACGGGCACGCCCGACGGGGCCGTCACCATCGATGATCTGCTCTACTACCTCTCCCTCTTCCAGCAAGGCTCGGCAAGCGCGGACGTGGACGACGGGAGCGGGACGGGCGTGCACGACGGCGCGGTGACGATCGATGACCTGTTGTACTACCTCGCTCGGTTCCAGGCGGGGTGCTGA
- a CDS encoding O-antigen ligase family protein, translated as MTKPRNGIRRWFTGDLLNPDRMRADFDRMRGMAAWRYNAHLVAALGWCFLVSWPITYAETALIVLSVTYVVRLWDIWRVARWAYAFPVFISLVLLTAYQALSLAWSAVPSDGHKLLENFRFVMVIPMLWPVIEDRGKLIAALCAGFAFLPLTQLATAIGLAYDVPSLVFDNHSPDRNGGWWPLPAAGQVLALALALHVIPALGAGSGRRRVGVMAIAWSLAIATILGIAASGTRAGWIMGAGVILVGVTLATLKAASKATRRRILLTGLGVIVVGGGIAIATLGGSVRARLERMQTEIREASTGGDTNSADGARYAMIHWSLEAFESRPIFGVGIGGYPSFVRDEGESSFPGAVRWFNDGRHSHGHNAVLHTLATQGVIGVALSVPVVLSIGIGAWRSARRVGFAGYGVGPSLALVGVVLLTPFDAYQVVSRTVCVIFTLVALCPPVAPAPSRDQ; from the coding sequence TTGACCAAGCCCCGGAACGGGATCCGGCGGTGGTTCACAGGGGACCTGCTGAATCCGGACCGGATGCGCGCGGACTTCGACCGGATGCGCGGGATGGCGGCCTGGCGGTACAACGCCCATCTCGTGGCGGCGCTCGGCTGGTGCTTCCTGGTCTCGTGGCCGATCACTTATGCCGAGACCGCGCTGATCGTGCTCTCGGTGACGTATGTCGTGCGCCTGTGGGACATCTGGCGGGTCGCGCGATGGGCATACGCCTTCCCGGTCTTCATCTCGCTCGTGCTGCTGACGGCGTATCAGGCACTCAGCCTGGCGTGGTCGGCGGTGCCAAGCGACGGGCACAAACTCCTGGAGAACTTCCGCTTCGTGATGGTGATCCCGATGCTCTGGCCGGTGATCGAGGACCGCGGGAAACTGATCGCGGCGTTGTGTGCCGGGTTCGCGTTCCTCCCACTCACGCAACTCGCGACGGCGATCGGCCTGGCGTATGACGTGCCGAGTCTGGTCTTTGACAACCACTCGCCGGATCGCAACGGCGGGTGGTGGCCCCTCCCCGCGGCGGGGCAGGTGCTCGCCCTGGCGCTCGCGCTCCATGTGATCCCGGCGCTGGGCGCTGGATCCGGTCGACGGCGCGTCGGCGTGATGGCAATCGCCTGGTCGCTCGCGATCGCGACGATCCTGGGGATCGCGGCGTCGGGCACGCGCGCGGGATGGATCATGGGCGCCGGCGTGATCCTCGTGGGCGTGACCCTCGCGACATTGAAGGCCGCGTCGAAGGCAACGCGACGGCGGATCCTTCTCACCGGGCTAGGCGTGATCGTGGTCGGCGGCGGGATCGCGATCGCGACGCTCGGCGGCAGCGTCCGTGCGCGACTCGAGCGCATGCAGACCGAGATCCGAGAGGCGAGCACAGGCGGCGACACGAACTCGGCCGACGGTGCGCGATACGCCATGATCCACTGGTCGCTCGAGGCGTTCGAGTCCCGCCCGATCTTCGGCGTGGGCATCGGCGGGTATCCGTCGTTCGTGCGAGATGAGGGCGAATCATCGTTTCCCGGGGCTGTGCGGTGGTTCAACGACGGTCGACATAGCCACGGGCACAATGCCGTGCTGCACACGCTGGCGACACAAGGCGTGATCGGCGTGGCGCTCAGCGTGCCCGTGGTGCTCTCGATCGGGATCGGCGCATGGCGGAGCGCTCGGCGCGTGGGATTCGCGGGGTATGGTGTCGGGCCATCGCTCGCGCTCGTGGGCGTGGTGCTGCTCACGCCGTTCGATGCGTACCAGGTGGTGTCGCGCACGGTGTGCGTGATCTTCACGCTCGTGGCGTTGTGCCCGCCGGTGGCGCCTGCGCCGAGCCGCGATCAATGA
- a CDS encoding lysophospholipid acyltransferase family protein — MGLKIAHAPVWLQHPLVLALRTLASPALVMPIDVASRVARSALRSFATSRLNRKKFPRAIANLKDAYPEWDDDKVHATAVAAYEHLGQLAVELLHTPRLITEEGYARHLSLADLRQGAMHLIEGRPCIMITGHVGNWELIGYSVSMLGYPMSAVYRPLDLKPLDAWMRETRSRQGLSLVSKRGALRELPASLERGMPVGLVADQNGGDRGLFVPFFDRLTSTYKSIGHLAIRHNAMVICGFARRLDPSEPDPIPQEFGEPAACRLGPSSMRYSAEIVDTFGPDDWSTHPDPLFYLTARYRRAMETMVRRSPEQYLWMHRIWRSRPPHERSGKPFPAGVEEKLRALPWMTDDDVERVKERSRRDMLTPG; from the coding sequence ATGGGATTGAAGATCGCGCACGCGCCCGTCTGGCTGCAGCATCCGCTGGTGCTGGCGCTACGCACGCTCGCCTCTCCCGCGCTGGTCATGCCGATCGACGTGGCGTCTCGCGTGGCGCGATCGGCGCTGCGCTCCTTCGCCACGTCGCGACTCAACCGCAAGAAGTTCCCGCGCGCGATCGCGAACCTGAAGGACGCGTATCCGGAGTGGGACGACGACAAAGTCCACGCGACGGCCGTCGCCGCGTATGAGCATCTGGGTCAACTCGCCGTCGAGTTGCTGCACACGCCGAGGCTTATCACCGAGGAGGGGTACGCGCGGCACCTGTCGCTGGCGGACCTTCGCCAGGGGGCGATGCATCTGATCGAAGGCCGGCCCTGCATCATGATCACGGGGCACGTGGGGAACTGGGAACTTATCGGGTACTCGGTCTCGATGTTGGGCTATCCGATGAGTGCCGTGTATCGCCCGCTGGACTTAAAGCCGCTGGACGCGTGGATGCGCGAGACGCGCTCGAGGCAGGGGCTGAGCCTCGTGAGCAAGCGCGGAGCGCTGCGCGAACTTCCCGCGTCGCTCGAGCGGGGCATGCCCGTGGGGTTAGTGGCCGACCAGAACGGCGGCGACCGCGGGTTGTTCGTGCCGTTCTTCGATCGATTGACCTCGACCTATAAGTCGATCGGGCATCTGGCGATTCGGCACAACGCGATGGTGATCTGCGGGTTTGCCCGGAGGCTTGACCCATCGGAACCCGACCCGATTCCGCAAGAGTTTGGCGAGCCGGCCGCGTGCCGATTGGGCCCATCGAGCATGCGGTATAGCGCGGAGATCGTGGACACCTTTGGGCCCGACGACTGGTCGACGCATCCGGACCCGCTCTTCTACCTGACGGCCCGCTATCGGCGGGCGATGGAGACGATGGTTCGGCGTTCCCCGGAACAGTACCTCTGGATGCACCGTATCTGGCGGAGCCGCCCGCCCCACGAGCGATCGGGAAAGCCCTTCCCCGCCGGCGTGGAGGAGAAACTGCGTGCCCTGCCCTGGATGACGGACGACGACGTCGAACGCGTCAAGGAGCGGAGTCGGCGTGATATGCTGACGCCGGGCTAA
- a CDS encoding response regulator — translation MSDHDTQAEGGRLEDVKVLIVDDDQDILESMEAAFQSEGALTQVAVDGNDAVRICREEPPDLVILDMMLPRRSGFHVLEGIKGFPDSPPVIMVTANEGKRHQAYAESLGVDRYLLKPVPLQRLLEAAVEVLDEYEDEDEMDDSGDE, via the coding sequence ATGTCCGATCATGACACCCAGGCCGAGGGCGGACGACTCGAAGATGTGAAGGTGCTGATCGTGGATGACGATCAGGACATTTTGGAGTCGATGGAGGCGGCGTTCCAATCCGAGGGCGCGCTGACCCAGGTCGCGGTCGATGGAAACGATGCGGTGCGGATCTGCCGCGAGGAGCCGCCGGACTTGGTCATCCTCGACATGATGCTGCCCAGACGCTCGGGGTTCCACGTGCTCGAGGGGATCAAGGGCTTCCCGGACAGCCCGCCGGTCATCATGGTGACGGCCAACGAGGGGAAGCGCCATCAGGCGTACGCCGAGTCGCTGGGTGTTGATCGGTATCTGCTCAAGCCCGTGCCGCTGCAGCGGCTGCTGGAGGCCGCGGTGGAAGTCCTCGATGAGTATGAGGACGAGGACGAGATGGACGATTCGGGCGACGAATAA
- a CDS encoding HD domain-containing protein, producing the protein MDWFRLRSRGALVAATVAVQAIVIGVGGLLSFNYVYERTSTRVRDELVAERRQEADRIAERLLSDFHEPIEYGSPDWARAQDVIESFAEQAGVVYLLDDSTRVLCHPNLKTNPRLRQTSYAGQPIQLTDGTSNLTLGDVRPTTTVVGKGEFLWGTDLLAIRHLPELHATVVVHQPEEMTADAVNRATSGMIVIGGISALVVLALTAFGSAILVRRYDSMLMRINRDLEQEVVKKVKAGLNIRNSLIFGLAKLADYRDTDTGKHLERICRYCEVLARELRPIHPEIDEAWIERLKLASSMHDIGKVGIPDAILLKPGMLSPEERRLMEQHPLIGADTLVAIRKRTGDDDLINMGIQVALYHHERWDGTGYPFGLAGEDIPLAARICAVADVYDAMTSKRVYKNAMSHEVAHKIIVESSGTHMDPSIAVVFDRLNTQFDAIRRELQPDGADPDKPVLLTAVERALKAQEIAASKSAA; encoded by the coding sequence ATGGACTGGTTCCGCCTGCGCAGCCGCGGCGCGCTCGTCGCCGCCACCGTCGCGGTGCAGGCGATCGTCATTGGCGTCGGGGGGCTGCTCTCGTTCAACTACGTCTACGAGCGCACCTCGACACGCGTGCGCGATGAACTCGTCGCCGAGCGCCGTCAGGAAGCCGACCGCATCGCCGAGCGGCTTCTGAGCGATTTCCACGAGCCGATCGAGTACGGCTCGCCGGATTGGGCCCGGGCGCAGGACGTCATCGAGAGTTTCGCCGAACAAGCCGGCGTCGTCTATCTGCTCGATGATTCCACCCGCGTTCTCTGCCACCCGAATCTCAAGACCAATCCACGCCTGCGCCAGACGAGTTACGCCGGCCAGCCGATCCAACTCACCGATGGCACGAGCAACCTGACCCTGGGCGATGTCCGCCCCACGACGACCGTCGTCGGGAAGGGCGAGTTCCTCTGGGGGACGGACCTCCTCGCGATCCGCCACCTCCCCGAACTCCACGCGACCGTCGTCGTCCATCAGCCCGAAGAAATGACCGCCGACGCCGTCAACCGCGCGACCTCGGGCATGATCGTCATCGGCGGGATCTCGGCGCTCGTCGTCCTGGCGCTGACAGCCTTCGGCTCGGCGATTCTCGTCCGCCGCTACGACTCGATGCTCATGCGCATCAACCGAGATCTCGAGCAGGAGGTCGTGAAGAAGGTCAAGGCCGGACTCAACATCCGCAACTCGCTCATCTTCGGCCTGGCGAAACTCGCCGACTATCGCGACACCGACACCGGCAAGCACCTCGAGCGGATCTGCCGGTACTGCGAGGTCCTGGCGCGCGAGTTGAGGCCGATCCACCCCGAGATCGACGAGGCGTGGATCGAGCGTCTCAAACTCGCCTCGTCCATGCACGACATCGGCAAGGTCGGCATCCCCGACGCGATCCTTCTGAAGCCCGGCATGCTTTCCCCCGAGGAACGCCGCCTCATGGAGCAGCACCCGCTCATCGGCGCGGACACCCTCGTCGCGATCCGCAAGCGCACCGGCGACGACGACCTCATCAACATGGGCATCCAGGTCGCCCTCTACCACCACGAGCGGTGGGACGGCACGGGCTATCCCTTCGGGCTCGCGGGCGAGGACATCCCCCTGGCCGCAAGGATCTGTGCCGTCGCCGATGTCTACGACGCGATGACCTCCAAGCGGGTCTACAAGAACGCCATGTCGCACGAGGTGGCGCACAAGATCATCGTTGAATCGAGCGGCACACACATGGACCCGTCGATCGCCGTCGTCTTCGATCGCCTCAACACCCAGTTCGATGCGATCCGACGCGAACTCCAGCCCGATGGAGCCGATCCGGACAAGCCCGTGCTCCTGACCGCGGTCGAGCGCGCACTCAAGGCGCAGGAGATCGCCGCGAGCAAGTCCGCCGCCTGA
- a CDS encoding FmdB family transcriptional regulator, which translates to MPTYLYEILDPKTKEPTGRTFEIVQSMKEPTLTKHPETGEPVRRAIVAPNIAGKWSDIKGKSALSNKNLDRLGFTKYERKGKGYMERVAGNEGPPSISAD; encoded by the coding sequence ATGCCCACGTACCTCTACGAGATTCTGGACCCCAAGACCAAGGAACCAACCGGCCGGACGTTCGAGATCGTCCAGTCGATGAAGGAGCCGACGCTCACCAAGCACCCCGAGACGGGCGAGCCGGTTCGCCGGGCGATCGTGGCGCCGAACATCGCGGGGAAATGGTCCGATATCAAAGGCAAGAGCGCCCTCTCGAACAAGAATCTCGATCGTTTGGGTTTCACGAAGTATGAGCGCAAGGGCAAGGGATACATGGAGCGCGTGGCCGGGAACGAGGGTCCACCCTCGATTTCTGCCGATTGA
- a CDS encoding RHS repeat-associated core domain-containing protein encodes MPGFNFPLTPIVLRPTHPSSTMIQMCYAFRDDDEEPKEVFVHHAAGLALRRRGRGFAGSSYIDSVIPNHTIKPDRDVKNGWTGLSEGTREERLYYCQNWRADVSAILTDTGKMVEWVKYSAYGVPYSLPAGDTDSDGDWDATDDSAISGSGSYDVRQDTDLNGKVESDDITHANSITGGYQTLGRWLLGADTIGNRRGYAGYEFDPTFVGNKRSLYHVRYRVYDAGVGRWTRRDPLGYIDGMGLYEYVRSSPLSLTDPNGLACSSCGHSSRTDFLDMPSKCSRQDDFDPGSTGPWDLECPPGYYYNIYANRCVPVNPLILPAPRRDDETDNPNSVACGIACDNMTGSPAAVACIDGRAILCNCIARKWGSGREDLNHLTQCTNSCIGILSNRLNCGTRTWNDGRPGEHCDRCSLMECVTACHSSFDCNSLAKRARTTCEGVKLNLENQRRTMCRLCRDGM; translated from the coding sequence ATGCCGGGGTTCAACTTCCCTCTCACACCCATCGTGTTGCGGCCCACACACCCTTCCAGTACCATGATCCAAATGTGCTACGCCTTCCGCGACGACGACGAGGAGCCCAAGGAGGTCTTCGTGCACCACGCCGCGGGTTTGGCTCTCCGGAGACGCGGCCGGGGCTTCGCCGGCTCGTCCTACATCGACAGCGTCATCCCCAATCACACAATCAAGCCCGACCGCGACGTGAAGAACGGCTGGACGGGCCTCTCTGAGGGCACCCGCGAGGAACGCCTCTACTACTGCCAGAACTGGCGCGCCGATGTCAGCGCCATCCTCACCGACACCGGAAAGATGGTCGAGTGGGTCAAGTACTCGGCCTACGGCGTGCCCTACTCACTCCCCGCGGGCGATACCGACTCCGACGGCGATTGGGACGCGACCGACGACTCGGCGATCTCCGGCAGCGGGTCGTACGACGTCCGCCAGGACACCGACCTCAATGGCAAGGTCGAGAGCGACGACATCACCCACGCCAACTCCATCACCGGCGGCTACCAGACCCTCGGCCGCTGGCTCCTGGGCGCCGACACCATCGGCAACCGCCGCGGCTACGCGGGGTACGAGTTCGATCCCACCTTCGTCGGCAACAAGCGGTCCCTCTACCACGTCCGATATCGCGTCTACGACGCGGGGGTGGGACGGTGGACACGACGAGACCCGTTGGGGTATATCGATGGCATGGGGTTGTATGAGTATGTTAGGTCATCTCCGTTGTCACTCACTGACCCCAATGGCCTCGCATGCAGTAGCTGTGGACACTCGTCTCGAACTGATTTTTTGGACATGCCTTCTAAATGCTCACGTCAAGACGACTTCGATCCAGGCAGTACTGGCCCATGGGATCTGGAGTGTCCTCCAGGATATTATTACAACATTTACGCCAATCGCTGCGTGCCCGTTAATCCGCTAATATTGCCCGCACCACGAAGGGACGACGAAACAGACAACCCGAACTCCGTGGCATGCGGCATAGCATGCGACAATATGACAGGTTCGCCTGCCGCAGTTGCGTGCATAGATGGAAGAGCTATTTTGTGCAACTGCATTGCCCGTAAGTGGGGTTCAGGTCGCGAAGATCTAAATCATTTAACTCAGTGTACTAATAGCTGCATAGGTATACTTTCAAATCGCCTGAACTGCGGTACTCGGACATGGAATGATGGGCGCCCAGGCGAACATTGCGATCGCTGTAGTCTTATGGAGTGTGTAACCGCATGTCATAGTTCTTTCGATTGTAACTCGCTTGCCAAACGAGCGAGAACGACTTGCGAAGGAGTGAAGCTTAATTTGGAAAATCAGCGTAGAACTATGTGCAGGTTGTGTCGCGATGGGATGTAG
- a CDS encoding extracellular solute-binding protein, protein MIHHSHQGRTRVWLLPFIALVVAAAAFVKLHSTDGDSNRVVLYTSIDTPIAKPIIQAFEAKSGLRVDVVGDTEVTKTTGLIERLLAERGRPKADVFWSSEPLGVIGLAREGLLESWTPPGDADSAVTRFSDPQNRWHGRSLRARVIVVNTRRVAESERPGTLRDLLDPKYMGLIGMARPEFGTTRLHVASLLAAWGEPEYRAWCQAMRDQDIRLYDGNSAVVRGVAHGEIVMGLTDTDDVVAGQREGWPVDLIFESVEDDVSELTSNQGHAFRSLGPITIPCTVGRLKGAPHADAGAQLAAFLLSPEVESMLSSSDSKNRPILGEASHDPMQAQIPLVSPVAFDEAEAQAISAVRIFREIVEGSTGR, encoded by the coding sequence GTGATCCACCACTCTCACCAGGGTCGCACCCGTGTGTGGCTCTTGCCGTTCATCGCGCTCGTGGTGGCCGCTGCGGCTTTCGTAAAACTTCATTCGACCGATGGCGATTCGAATCGCGTGGTGCTGTACACCAGCATCGACACGCCGATCGCTAAGCCGATCATCCAGGCCTTCGAAGCCAAGTCCGGCCTGCGCGTCGACGTCGTCGGCGACACCGAGGTGACCAAGACGACCGGCCTGATCGAGCGGCTTCTTGCCGAGCGTGGTCGTCCCAAGGCCGATGTCTTCTGGTCCTCCGAGCCGCTGGGTGTGATCGGTCTTGCGCGCGAGGGGCTGCTCGAATCGTGGACGCCGCCCGGTGACGCAGACTCGGCCGTCACACGGTTCAGCGATCCGCAGAATCGCTGGCATGGCCGCTCGCTTCGCGCCCGCGTGATTGTCGTCAACACCCGCCGCGTCGCCGAGAGCGAGCGCCCCGGCACGCTCCGCGATCTCCTCGATCCCAAGTACATGGGCCTCATCGGCATGGCTCGCCCCGAGTTCGGCACGACCCGGCTCCACGTCGCCTCGCTCCTCGCCGCGTGGGGAGAGCCCGAGTATCGGGCGTGGTGCCAGGCGATGCGCGATCAAGATATCCGCCTGTACGACGGTAACTCCGCGGTCGTCCGCGGCGTGGCGCATGGCGAGATCGTGATGGGTCTCACCGACACGGATGACGTCGTCGCCGGCCAGCGCGAGGGATGGCCCGTCGATCTCATCTTCGAGAGTGTCGAGGACGACGTGAGCGAACTCACCTCGAATCAAGGTCACGCGTTCCGCTCCCTCGGTCCGATCACGATTCCCTGCACCGTCGGGCGGCTCAAAGGGGCGCCACACGCCGATGCGGGAGCGCAACTCGCCGCGTTCCTGTTGTCGCCTGAGGTTGAATCGATGCTGTCTTCCAGCGACTCGAAGAACCGACCGATCCTCGGTGAGGCATCACACGATCCGATGCAGGCGCAGATTCCCCTCGTGTCTCCCGTGGCGTTCGATGAGGCGGAGGCCCAGGCCATCTCCGCCGTACGCATCTTCCGTGAGATCGTCGAGGGCTCGACCGGCCGATAA
- a CDS encoding SPFH domain-containing protein produces MDIWKKLSAELIDIVEWLDSSQDTLVYRFERYQNEIKYGAKLVVREGQAAVFVNEGAIADVFQPGTYTLETRNLPILATLKGWKYGFNSPFKAEVYFVSTRQFTDLKWGTMNPIMLRDAEFGPVRLRAFGTYAVKATDPAALIKEIVGTNGHFTIEGLQEQLRNLIVSRFTDILGESKIPVLDLAANLNELGQFLAKAVEPTFKTYGISVPTVLVENISLPPAVEEALDKRTSMGVIGNLNAYTQFQAAEAMRDAAKNPSGTAGAGMGMGMGFAMANQMAQSMTPNAGAAGGGASSVGTPPPIPGAAAMFFVAVGQTQTGPFDLQSLASKVRAGELTRETLVWKQGMAQWTRADAVAEFAPIFEASPPPIPPR; encoded by the coding sequence ATGGACATCTGGAAGAAACTGTCGGCCGAGTTGATCGACATCGTCGAGTGGCTCGATTCCTCGCAGGACACGCTGGTATACCGCTTCGAGCGGTACCAGAACGAGATCAAGTACGGCGCGAAACTCGTCGTGCGCGAGGGCCAGGCCGCGGTCTTCGTGAACGAGGGCGCGATCGCCGACGTCTTCCAGCCCGGGACGTACACGCTCGAGACGCGGAACCTGCCGATCCTCGCGACGCTGAAGGGGTGGAAGTATGGCTTCAACTCGCCGTTCAAGGCCGAGGTCTACTTCGTCTCGACGCGCCAGTTCACGGATCTCAAGTGGGGGACGATGAACCCGATCATGCTCCGCGACGCGGAGTTCGGGCCGGTGCGCCTGCGGGCGTTCGGGACGTATGCCGTCAAGGCGACGGACCCCGCGGCGCTCATCAAGGAGATCGTCGGCACGAACGGGCACTTCACGATCGAGGGGCTGCAGGAGCAACTGCGCAACCTGATCGTCTCACGGTTCACGGACATCCTGGGCGAGTCGAAGATCCCCGTGCTGGACCTGGCGGCGAATCTCAATGAACTCGGGCAGTTCCTCGCAAAGGCCGTCGAGCCGACGTTCAAGACGTATGGCATCAGCGTCCCGACGGTGCTGGTGGAGAACATCTCGCTCCCGCCGGCGGTCGAGGAGGCGCTCGACAAACGCACGAGCATGGGCGTTATCGGAAACCTCAACGCGTACACCCAGTTCCAGGCGGCGGAGGCGATGCGCGACGCGGCGAAGAACCCGTCGGGGACGGCCGGTGCCGGGATGGGCATGGGCATGGGCTTCGCGATGGCGAACCAGATGGCGCAGTCGATGACGCCGAACGCGGGTGCGGCGGGCGGAGGTGCGAGCAGCGTGGGCACGCCACCGCCGATCCCTGGCGCCGCGGCGATGTTCTTTGTCGCTGTGGGCCAGACGCAGACCGGGCCGTTCGATCTCCAGTCGCTGGCATCGAAGGTACGCGCTGGTGAACTCACGCGTGAGACGCTGGTGTGGAAGCAGGGCATGGCGCAATGGACGCGGGCGGATGCGGTCGCGGAGTTCGCGCCGATCTTCGAGGCCTCGCCGCCGCCGATCCCGCCTCGATAA